The following proteins are co-located in the Brevibacillus laterosporus DSM 25 genome:
- a CDS encoding RNA polymerase sigma factor, giving the protein MQTDSEIVQQVLQGDVEAFRDIIQKYQHMIYIFIYKMVNNKADAEDLTQEVFIKAYEKLNTYRGESQLSTWLHTLARNRTIDFLRRRKFHDTDEHLAFVPSGVQNELPQESLLRKEQQKTIAEAFELLSDSYKEVIVLRCTHEYPFDKIASLLGVAESTARVRYLRARQEFAKVLTKMEGGLVHELP; this is encoded by the coding sequence ATGCAAACCGACAGTGAAATTGTACAACAGGTTTTGCAAGGGGACGTCGAAGCTTTTCGTGACATTATTCAAAAATACCAGCATATGATCTATATCTTCATATATAAGATGGTAAATAACAAGGCTGACGCTGAAGACCTGACCCAAGAGGTATTTATCAAAGCCTACGAAAAGCTGAACACCTATCGAGGTGAAAGTCAACTATCTACGTGGCTCCATACTTTAGCAAGGAATCGTACCATTGACTTTCTCCGGCGCCGGAAGTTCCATGATACGGATGAACATTTGGCTTTCGTCCCTTCAGGAGTGCAGAATGAATTACCACAAGAATCGCTTTTGCGAAAAGAACAACAGAAGACCATCGCCGAAGCTTTCGAACTGCTATCTGACTCCTATAAAGAAGTTATTGTGCTTCGTTGTACGCACGAATATCCCTTTGATAAAATAGCTTCCCTACTTGGGGTAGCAGAGTCTACAGCACGAGTTCGATATTTACGAGCAAGGCAAGAATTTGCCAAAGTGTTAACGAAAATGGAAGGAGGACTCGTACATGAATTGCCATGA
- a CDS encoding ABC transporter permease subunit → MLDLVYNESLKLVKRKRFYVVVLILLILIPLFTYAQYQSVEVARAQIGTDDWRTILQQKIVDTQNRLASSRIPPEWRDFLKTQLELQQYYLDHDIDPSAPGAVTFARGFMDQSVGLFLPMIIVILAVDLVSSEFSEGTIKLLLTRPVKRWKILTSKYITLLLFTSLTLLLSLVLAYAISGVVFGYGGWTMPVLTGFKATGEVLQTSQVFVLDQWKYILMQYGLGWFVCVVVGTISLMISVLVRSTAAGMGIMMAALISGAILTQMASTWEQAKYLFNVNLQLTTYLAGSLPPIKGMNLPFSLGVLSIWGVVSLVIAYVVFTRQDVT, encoded by the coding sequence ATGCTTGATCTGGTGTATAATGAAAGCTTAAAGCTAGTCAAACGTAAGCGCTTCTATGTAGTCGTCCTCATTTTGCTTATTCTGATTCCGCTATTTACATATGCGCAATATCAATCAGTAGAGGTGGCTAGAGCGCAAATTGGTACAGATGACTGGCGTACCATTCTGCAACAAAAGATTGTAGATACCCAAAATAGATTGGCTTCCAGTCGTATTCCCCCCGAATGGAGAGATTTTCTAAAAACCCAATTAGAGCTACAACAGTATTATCTGGATCATGATATCGATCCTTCAGCACCAGGAGCAGTTACGTTTGCACGTGGATTCATGGATCAGTCTGTTGGGCTGTTTCTACCGATGATTATTGTAATTTTAGCAGTTGATCTCGTGTCTTCAGAATTTAGTGAAGGGACAATTAAACTGTTGCTGACAAGGCCAGTCAAACGTTGGAAAATCCTTACGAGTAAATATATTACACTTCTATTGTTCACCTCGCTGACCTTGTTGTTATCTTTGGTACTAGCGTATGCTATTTCAGGGGTTGTCTTTGGCTATGGAGGGTGGACGATGCCTGTTTTAACAGGTTTTAAGGCGACAGGAGAAGTCTTACAAACCTCACAGGTATTCGTATTAGATCAATGGAAATATATTTTGATGCAATATGGATTAGGTTGGTTCGTTTGTGTCGTGGTTGGTACAATATCGTTGATGATCTCTGTATTGGTGAGAAGTACAGCGGCTGGTATGGGTATTATGATGGCTGCTCTCATTAGTGGAGCTATTTTGACCCAAATGGCCTCTACGTGGGAACAAGCTAAGTATTTATTTAATGTAAATTTACAGCTTACGACCTATCTAGCAGGAAGTTTGCCACCGATTAAAGGGATGAATCTCCCTTTTTCCCTTGGAGTATTATCTATTTGGGGAGTCGTTTCTTTAGTGATTGCCTATGTAGTGTTTACTAGACAAGATGTTACATAA
- a CDS encoding ABC transporter ATP-binding protein: protein MADKVLSVARLQKSIRKKRLIHDITFDVRAGEVFGFLGPNGAGKTTTIRMLVGLTRPDAGEIKIGGYSLQNNFLKAIDQVGCIVENPELYPFLTGQENLEMLARMSKKVSSERIREVVELVELTGAIHERVKTYSLGMRQRLGIAQALLHRPRLLILDEPTNGLDPAGIRELRQFIRRLALEERIGVFISSHMLSEIELMCDRVAIINKGRVISIGQVKELMEQFADQVNWKFIDNNLPKAVELMQASPHVYELMALSDGRVKCRMDTDKIAEVNRALILAGVHVTGIEEKAVTLEDLFLTLTQDKSLDEEGKHA from the coding sequence GTGGCAGACAAAGTTCTTTCTGTTGCTCGTTTACAAAAATCAATTAGGAAAAAACGACTGATTCATGATATTACATTTGATGTGCGGGCAGGGGAGGTATTTGGTTTTCTTGGACCCAATGGAGCTGGAAAAACCACCACAATTCGTATGTTGGTCGGGCTTACCAGACCTGATGCGGGAGAGATAAAAATTGGTGGCTACTCTTTGCAAAACAATTTTTTGAAGGCGATTGATCAGGTGGGATGTATTGTCGAGAATCCTGAATTGTATCCCTTTCTAACAGGGCAGGAGAACTTAGAAATGCTTGCTCGAATGAGTAAAAAGGTAAGCTCTGAGAGAATTCGTGAAGTAGTAGAACTGGTGGAGCTGACGGGAGCGATTCATGAACGAGTAAAAACTTATTCGCTTGGTATGCGTCAGCGTTTGGGAATTGCGCAAGCGTTACTACATCGTCCCCGCTTACTCATTTTAGATGAGCCTACCAACGGATTAGATCCGGCTGGTATTCGTGAATTGCGGCAATTCATACGTCGTCTGGCGCTGGAAGAAAGAATCGGTGTCTTTATTTCCAGTCATATGCTAAGTGAGATTGAGCTCATGTGTGACCGTGTAGCTATTATTAATAAGGGACGAGTTATTTCAATTGGTCAAGTCAAAGAATTAATGGAGCAATTCGCTGATCAGGTTAATTGGAAATTTATAGATAATAATTTACCGAAGGCTGTTGAGCTGATGCAGGCAAGTCCACATGTATATGAACTTATGGCGTTGTCAGATGGCAGAGTGAAGTGTCGAATGGATACGGATAAAATAGCTGAAGTTAACCGTGCCCTCATCCTGGCAGGAGTACATGTTACTGGCATTGAAGAAAAGGCTGTTACATTGGAAGATCTCTTCCTTACACTAACTCAAGATAAATCACTAGATGAGGAGGGGAAGCATGCTTGA
- a CDS encoding GDSL-type esterase/lipase family protein → MLRSKQHPLTKWLLLLACLSFFALLVGFCFAFTPVHLADKSTAELQAPKQDQTSETPPPAILPTTGTLKMVALGDSLTRGLGDSSGLGYIGIFKQRAEKERNQSIQLSNLAISGSESGDLVNQLKQTNVKRLISEANLILFTIGGNDLFRQSGGIFEFDLEKLLDASTQLTINYEAIVKQIRSINPEAPIFYTSLYNPFGDTEFKQESSTHVQEWNNEAATISARYHNVLVIPSYDLFWNKEKAYLYTDHFHPNHAGYERIANRIMQAVK, encoded by the coding sequence GTGCTCAGATCTAAACAACATCCGTTAACCAAATGGTTGCTGCTACTGGCTTGCTTATCCTTTTTTGCTCTATTAGTTGGCTTCTGCTTTGCTTTTACGCCAGTGCATTTAGCTGACAAAAGCACAGCTGAGCTTCAGGCCCCCAAACAAGACCAAACATCAGAAACTCCTCCTCCTGCTATCTTGCCCACTACAGGCACATTAAAAATGGTAGCGTTGGGTGACTCCTTAACACGTGGGCTAGGAGATTCAAGCGGATTAGGCTATATTGGGATTTTTAAACAAAGAGCTGAAAAAGAGCGTAATCAAAGCATTCAATTAAGCAATCTAGCCATTAGTGGCAGTGAATCAGGAGATTTAGTAAACCAACTGAAACAAACAAATGTCAAACGCCTGATTTCCGAGGCCAACCTCATATTGTTTACGATTGGGGGGAATGATTTGTTTCGCCAAAGCGGTGGTATATTTGAATTTGATCTTGAAAAACTATTGGATGCTTCAACCCAACTTACTATCAACTATGAAGCCATTGTAAAACAAATTCGATCTATAAATCCAGAAGCACCTATTTTTTACACCTCTCTCTATAATCCATTTGGCGATACAGAGTTCAAACAAGAATCAAGTACCCATGTACAGGAATGGAATAATGAAGCGGCTACCATCTCAGCACGTTATCATAACGTGTTAGTAATACCGTCCTATGACCTATTTTGGAACAAGGAGAAAGCCTATTTATACACGGACCATTTCCATCCTAATCATGCTGGATATGAACGTATAGCAAATCGAATTATGCAGGCAGTAAAATAA
- a CDS encoding MDR family MFS transporter, with protein sequence MNRLRAYWQEFHPIIHSLLIGTIFVRAASSMSMPFLAIHLSKTTDLSPVMIGITIGAGPLASTVGGFIAGTLSDLFGRRRIMLWALYTWILVFLGFAIGKSAIFFILLNILAGFCRSFYEPVSQALMADLTEPERRFRVFSMRYLAINIGVSVGPLLGAYLALLGGALPFIVTAIIYLLYVISLQYLLNKFGIKQIEGQKKEKVTFASAWKVVRQDVALRYFIVGGILVSVGYSQMTVTLSQFVQGMFIDGAILFSYLMSLNAIVVVAFQLPLSRWAEKKTPLFSLVTGTIMYAMGLLGFGISSNWWAFMISMCVFTIGEILTFPASTVFIDYLAPDGMRGTYFGAQSFHNLGQFLGPVLGGYLLGVYNGTVMFTIIACITLFSILFYTQGRNCYTARTGEPMTMIR encoded by the coding sequence ATGAACAGACTACGAGCATACTGGCAAGAATTTCACCCTATAATACACTCCTTACTTATCGGGACGATTTTTGTACGAGCGGCTAGTTCTATGAGCATGCCATTTTTGGCCATTCATTTATCAAAGACAACGGATCTGAGTCCAGTCATGATTGGTATTACAATTGGGGCTGGGCCTCTGGCATCTACAGTGGGCGGATTTATTGCAGGAACGTTATCTGATTTGTTTGGACGAAGAAGAATTATGCTGTGGGCTTTGTACACCTGGATACTTGTTTTTTTAGGATTTGCGATTGGAAAAAGCGCAATCTTTTTTATTTTACTTAACATTTTGGCGGGATTTTGCCGCTCATTTTACGAACCTGTATCGCAAGCACTTATGGCTGACTTAACAGAACCAGAGCGACGCTTTCGAGTTTTTTCCATGCGATATCTGGCCATTAACATCGGTGTCTCTGTAGGTCCTTTGCTTGGGGCTTATTTAGCCTTATTAGGAGGGGCTCTTCCGTTTATCGTAACGGCGATTATATATTTGCTCTATGTCATAAGCCTACAATATTTGTTGAATAAATTTGGTATCAAACAAATTGAAGGTCAAAAGAAAGAAAAGGTTACATTTGCCTCGGCTTGGAAGGTAGTACGTCAAGATGTCGCTTTGCGCTATTTTATTGTCGGTGGCATCCTAGTCTCAGTAGGCTATTCACAAATGACTGTGACCTTGTCTCAATTCGTTCAGGGAATGTTCATTGACGGAGCCATCCTATTTTCATATCTCATGAGCTTAAATGCAATAGTGGTGGTTGCTTTTCAGCTTCCGTTATCCAGATGGGCCGAAAAAAAGACCCCGTTGTTTAGCCTTGTAACTGGAACGATCATGTATGCCATGGGCTTGTTAGGCTTCGGAATTTCATCAAATTGGTGGGCGTTTATGATTTCGATGTGTGTCTTTACCATTGGGGAGATCTTAACCTTCCCTGCTTCCACGGTTTTCATTGATTATTTAGCACCTGATGGTATGCGCGGGACCTATTTTGGCGCCCAAAGCTTTCATAATCTAGGGCAATTTTTAGGGCCGGTGCTAGGGGGATATTTACTCGGAGTATATAATGGAACGGTTATGTTTACGATCATTGCCTGTATAACACTTTTTAGTATTCTGTTTTATACCCAGGGACGTAATTGTTATACTGCTCGTACGGGTGAGCCCATGACGATGATCCGGTAG
- a CDS encoding ketoacyl-ACP synthase III, producing the protein MSAYSNTFTSSSSQHFGPHALSSKARITAIGSYVPDKRLTNFDLEKLVETSDEWIVRRTGMRERRIAEPNQFTSDLCLRAVQHLQQAYDKEVEDVDFILVCTSTPDYAFPSVASQLQAKLSIRSAGALDLNATCAGFVYGLHMANSLISSGLHKKILVVAGETLSKVTDYSDRNTCVLFGDGAGAALVERDEQNPSFLHSFISSNGNGGIHLYRSGLSKQMGDVELLGKGNIYQNGRELYKWVVSQLPQGMNQLVAQSNLSLLDVDWFVPHSANLRMIESICEKSGFPLERTLHSLEYFGNTSCATIPLALDMALSTQQIKQDDTAILYGFGGGLVQAASLVRLSLDTRKS; encoded by the coding sequence ATGTCTGCTTACTCGAATACTTTTACAAGCTCTTCTTCACAACATTTTGGTCCGCATGCTTTGTCCTCTAAAGCCCGTATCACCGCTATAGGCTCTTACGTTCCAGACAAGCGACTCACTAATTTTGATCTAGAAAAATTAGTTGAAACTAGCGATGAATGGATTGTTAGAAGAACTGGCATGCGAGAGCGACGCATAGCTGAACCCAACCAATTTACAAGCGATCTTTGTCTACGAGCCGTTCAGCACTTGCAGCAAGCGTATGATAAAGAAGTAGAAGATGTTGATTTCATTCTTGTATGTACCTCCACCCCAGACTATGCTTTTCCCAGTGTAGCTAGTCAGTTACAGGCTAAGCTATCAATTCGTTCAGCTGGAGCACTTGATCTAAATGCAACATGTGCTGGCTTTGTCTATGGATTACACATGGCAAATTCCCTTATAAGTAGTGGCCTACATAAAAAAATTCTTGTAGTAGCCGGCGAGACGTTATCAAAAGTAACTGACTATTCCGACCGTAATACCTGTGTTTTGTTTGGAGATGGCGCAGGTGCAGCACTTGTAGAACGTGATGAACAGAACCCTAGCTTCCTTCATTCCTTCATTAGCAGCAATGGTAATGGCGGGATTCATTTATATCGTTCAGGTCTTTCTAAACAAATGGGAGATGTAGAACTTCTTGGGAAGGGAAATATCTATCAAAATGGACGGGAATTATATAAGTGGGTGGTCTCGCAATTACCTCAGGGAATGAACCAACTGGTAGCACAAAGCAATCTTTCCTTGTTAGATGTAGATTGGTTTGTGCCACACAGTGCTAACTTACGAATGATTGAATCGATTTGCGAAAAAAGTGGATTTCCATTAGAGCGAACCCTACACAGTCTGGAATATTTCGGAAATACTTCCTGTGCTACCATACCCCTTGCTTTAGATATGGCTTTATCTACCCAACAAATTAAACAAGACGACACAGCTATCCTATACGGATTTGGCGGCGGTTTAGTTCAAGCGGCTTCCCTTGTTCGTTTGTCTTTAGATACACGAAAATCATGA
- a CDS encoding SdpI family protein has product MQLHRAQRVWYWLDFMLVLITLSPIIAAIGFYTQMPDKLLVATRIGEKTGYYQDKLLFLLIFSLVQIVAPILLRAFITISRQRERQTKQMEICFDLLRIAQAVVFSTMYCLLILQNLLIPIGMEMYIMILVGIILLVYGYLLPWISYLHPLGMRTSWTKTEQEVWVNTHRKLSVFWMLTGVVYLLCPYLPGWLGLVLIISSVCLTILSTYIYSYLYFRRGKGKQNKPSLEA; this is encoded by the coding sequence ATGCAATTGCATCGTGCGCAAAGAGTGTGGTATTGGCTTGACTTTATGCTGGTACTGATTACTCTGTCTCCCATTATTGCGGCGATCGGTTTTTACACCCAAATGCCCGATAAGCTATTAGTAGCGACGAGGATTGGGGAAAAGACCGGATACTATCAGGATAAACTGCTGTTTCTCCTTATTTTTAGTCTTGTCCAAATCGTAGCACCCATTTTGTTACGAGCATTTATTACGATCTCTCGCCAACGAGAACGGCAGACGAAACAGATGGAGATTTGCTTTGATTTATTACGAATAGCTCAAGCAGTAGTATTTAGTACGATGTATTGTTTATTGATATTGCAAAATTTACTTATTCCTATAGGCATGGAAATGTATATCATGATTCTAGTAGGGATTATTTTGTTAGTTTATGGATATTTGTTGCCGTGGATATCGTATTTACATCCGTTGGGTATGCGTACGTCCTGGACCAAAACCGAACAAGAGGTCTGGGTTAATACTCATCGTAAGCTGTCCGTATTCTGGATGCTGACAGGTGTAGTCTATCTGCTATGTCCGTATTTACCAGGATGGCTGGGCTTGGTGTTAATCATCTCTTCCGTGTGTCTAACGATTCTATCTACTTATATTTACTCCTACTTATATTTCCGCCGTGGGAAAGGAAAACAGAACAAGCCATCCCTAGAAGCCTAG
- a CDS encoding YtnP family quorum-quenching lactonase encodes MNTLQIGDCKLTWMKGGMTQLDGGAMFGVVPKALWSKRYPSNELNQIPLRSDPILVQVHGKNILIESGMGTNRLNDKQKRNFGLVEESELSESLQAVGLLFEDIDMVLMTHMHYDHANGLVSVAEDGSLYSTFPNATIYINEIEWNELRSPNIRSKNTYWEDNWRPIEKQVCTYADQKEIVPEIKMVHTGGHSDGHAIILFESKGEKACHMADIMPTHAHQNPLWVMAYDDYPMTSIYAKEKWLKEMISQQAWFTFYHDAKYRAVKWNEQGQMLQSIPINHH; translated from the coding sequence ATGAATACATTGCAAATTGGTGATTGTAAACTAACGTGGATGAAGGGTGGAATGACCCAGTTAGACGGAGGAGCGATGTTTGGAGTTGTTCCAAAGGCTTTGTGGAGTAAACGCTACCCTTCTAATGAACTCAATCAAATTCCGCTACGTTCCGACCCTATTCTTGTACAAGTTCACGGAAAAAATATATTGATCGAATCGGGAATGGGTACAAATCGCTTAAATGACAAACAGAAACGTAACTTTGGTTTGGTTGAAGAATCGGAATTATCAGAATCCCTTCAGGCAGTCGGGTTACTTTTTGAAGACATTGATATGGTTCTGATGACTCACATGCATTATGATCATGCAAACGGATTAGTAAGTGTTGCAGAAGATGGTAGTCTCTATTCTACTTTTCCTAATGCCACTATTTATATCAACGAAATTGAATGGAATGAATTACGTTCTCCTAATATCAGATCTAAAAACACGTATTGGGAAGATAATTGGCGCCCTATCGAGAAACAAGTGTGCACATATGCCGACCAAAAAGAGATTGTGCCAGAAATAAAAATGGTACATACAGGCGGTCACAGTGATGGACATGCTATCATTTTGTTTGAAAGTAAAGGTGAGAAAGCTTGTCATATGGCGGATATTATGCCAACACATGCACACCAGAACCCACTCTGGGTTATGGCTTATGATGATTATCCAATGACGTCTATCTATGCAAAGGAAAAATGGTTGAAGGAAATGATATCCCAACAGGCGTGGTTTACTTTTTACCATGATGCCAAGTATCGAGCAGTGAAATGGAATGAACAAGGTCAGATGCTTCAGTCCATACCAATTAACCATCACTAA
- a CDS encoding MgtC/SapB family protein encodes MKMEWELLLRLFVGGLCGALIGFERKSRQKAAGLRTHFLVAVGSSLIMIVSKYAFFDVLGDSVKLDPSRIAANVVSGIGFLGAGTILVQKQSIRGLTTAAGLWATAGIGLAIGSGMYGIGFCATILVLIGLEILDRSLQLLFPKTMHLVVHLQEQNHVRDVIDKLANKGVTITTYQVEMPNEQEDTKTILDLQIQAQISTEINHMLLEIQDMSGVTFVRMDK; translated from the coding sequence ATGAAGATGGAATGGGAGTTACTCCTACGTTTATTTGTTGGTGGTTTATGTGGCGCGCTTATTGGATTTGAGCGTAAAAGTAGACAGAAAGCTGCGGGATTGCGTACCCATTTCCTAGTAGCGGTGGGCAGTTCATTGATCATGATTGTTTCTAAATATGCTTTTTTTGATGTTTTAGGGGATTCTGTCAAACTAGATCCAAGTCGTATTGCGGCCAATGTGGTGAGTGGGATTGGCTTTCTTGGAGCCGGGACGATCTTAGTACAAAAACAGTCTATTCGTGGCTTAACAACAGCAGCTGGTTTGTGGGCTACAGCGGGTATTGGACTTGCTATCGGTTCAGGTATGTATGGCATCGGGTTTTGTGCCACGATTCTGGTGTTGATTGGGTTGGAAATTCTAGATCGTAGCTTACAATTGCTATTTCCCAAAACGATGCACCTAGTTGTTCATTTGCAGGAACAAAACCACGTACGGGATGTTATTGATAAATTGGCCAATAAAGGAGTTACAATTACGACCTATCAAGTTGAAATGCCCAATGAACAAGAGGACACAAAAACAATTCTAGATTTGCAGATTCAGGCACAGATCTCTACAGAAATAAATCACATGCTACTAGAAATTCAAGATATGAGTGGGGTTACATTTGTACGTATGGATAAATAA
- a CDS encoding BadF/BadG/BcrA/BcrD ATPase family protein — protein sequence MKKLAYIIGVDGGGTKTIAVAYNFQGTELARAESGYGNVLVHTETAISHMIQAIEQCQSAIDDDSECVYLFLGLAGIEGGTHREVVETSLQERFGIPLTITNDARIAHAACLQGKDGILTIAGTGAVALGVHKGQSLMTGGWGHLLGDEGSGYWIGIEALRQLILEEECGLEYSSLGQVLVENLKIQKAAQMKGFVYSSSKDKIAALTPLVVREAEAGEPNAQRILRMAGKYLAQMTIRLYHKSKFEAPVSIALKGSVLTKITIVQKAFYKEVKKLIPDAVFVIDEVCSSKGAYYLAMQAMSEQ from the coding sequence GTGAAGAAATTGGCCTATATCATCGGAGTTGATGGCGGCGGAACGAAAACAATAGCAGTAGCCTACAATTTTCAAGGCACAGAGCTTGCTAGGGCAGAGAGCGGATACGGTAATGTCCTGGTGCATACAGAGACAGCTATCTCTCATATGATCCAAGCCATTGAACAATGCCAGAGTGCAATTGATGATGATAGTGAATGTGTCTATTTATTTTTGGGGCTAGCCGGAATTGAGGGCGGAACACATCGGGAAGTAGTAGAAACAAGTCTACAAGAGCGTTTTGGGATACCCCTCACGATCACAAATGATGCTCGAATTGCCCATGCGGCCTGCTTGCAAGGGAAAGACGGTATATTGACTATAGCAGGTACGGGAGCGGTAGCGCTTGGCGTGCACAAAGGTCAAAGCTTGATGACGGGAGGATGGGGGCATCTACTAGGTGATGAAGGTAGTGGATATTGGATTGGAATTGAAGCTCTACGTCAGTTGATCCTAGAGGAAGAGTGTGGACTTGAATACAGTTCATTAGGCCAGGTGCTGGTCGAAAATTTGAAGATCCAAAAGGCAGCACAGATGAAAGGCTTTGTCTATTCTTCTTCAAAGGATAAAATCGCAGCCCTAACTCCATTAGTTGTGAGAGAAGCGGAAGCTGGTGAGCCGAATGCGCAACGAATTCTACGGATGGCAGGAAAATATTTGGCCCAAATGACGATTCGTTTGTATCATAAATCCAAGTTTGAAGCACCTGTTTCCATTGCTCTAAAGGGTAGTGTATTGACCAAGATTACCATTGTCCAAAAGGCGTTTTACAAAGAAGTAAAAAAATTGATACCAGACGCCGTATTTGTTATAGACGAGGTTTGTTCTTCTAAAGGGGCTTATTATTTGGCAATGCAAGCAATGAGTGAGCAGTGA
- a CDS encoding DUF871 domain-containing protein, translated as MHQLGISIYPEHSTVEKDKAYIALAHRYGFTRIFTCLLSVEGDAETIVQEFRETIDYANSLGMQVIVDIAPRVFGKLGISYDDLSFFHRLGAYGIRLDMGFTGHEEAMMTYNPYGLKIELNMSSGTKYIDNIMTYQPQVDNILGSHNFYPHRYAGLSLKHFEACSRQFKEKGIRTAAFVTSQAATFGPWPVTEGLCSLEMHRTLPISTQVKHLYSMGLIDDIIIANAYASESELREVSEVNPNKLTFRVELHESITSLEKKIVLEEPHFYRGDVSDYLIRSTQSRVKYKQEDFPPSNTPHIRRGDVLVENNLYGQYKGELQLALQDMENSGKTNVVGRIAEEEIFLLDQLQPWGKFAFVEKA; from the coding sequence ATGCATCAGCTAGGTATCTCTATTTACCCTGAACATAGTACAGTCGAGAAGGACAAAGCGTATATCGCACTAGCCCATCGGTATGGTTTCACACGGATTTTTACTTGCCTATTGTCTGTTGAGGGTGATGCTGAGACAATCGTGCAGGAATTTAGGGAAACCATTGATTATGCTAATAGTCTAGGTATGCAAGTCATCGTAGATATAGCACCGCGTGTTTTTGGTAAACTGGGCATTTCCTATGATGATCTATCCTTTTTCCATCGTCTAGGTGCTTATGGCATTCGTCTTGATATGGGATTTACTGGTCATGAAGAAGCGATGATGACCTATAATCCATATGGGCTAAAAATTGAGTTAAATATGAGCAGTGGAACGAAATACATTGATAATATCATGACCTACCAGCCTCAAGTAGATAATATTTTGGGCTCACATAACTTTTATCCTCATCGGTATGCAGGTTTATCATTGAAGCATTTTGAAGCTTGTAGCAGACAATTTAAAGAAAAAGGAATTCGAACAGCGGCGTTTGTTACTTCGCAGGCAGCTACGTTTGGACCATGGCCCGTGACTGAGGGGCTTTGCTCACTGGAAATGCACCGTACGCTCCCTATTAGTACACAGGTTAAACACCTGTATTCAATGGGGCTGATTGACGATATCATTATCGCAAATGCTTATGCGTCAGAGTCTGAGCTGCGTGAAGTAAGTGAAGTGAATCCTAATAAATTAACATTTAGGGTCGAACTACATGAGAGTATTACATCTCTTGAGAAAAAGATTGTATTAGAAGAGCCACATTTTTATCGTGGGGACGTTTCCGATTACCTGATTCGTTCCACACAGTCTCGCGTGAAATATAAGCAAGAGGATTTCCCACCATCAAACACACCACACATTCGCCGTGGAGATGTACTGGTGGAAAATAATCTATATGGACAGTACAAAGGAGAACTACAATTAGCTTTGCAGGATATGGAGAATTCAGGTAAAACAAATGTGGTTGGTCGTATTGCTGAAGAAGAAATTTTCTTGTTGGATCAATTACAGCCATGGGGTAAGTTTGCGTTTGTGGAAAAAGCGTAA
- a CDS encoding PTS lactose/cellobiose transporter subunit IIA — MNNEINNNETAIFEIIVHSGNARGLAFEALSAAEEYNFDQAAELMKQAQEELTLAHHTQTELIQAELNGTPAEKTLLMIHAQDHLMTSMSEQKLIEHMIRILQKVKAETSK, encoded by the coding sequence ATGAACAACGAAATCAATAACAATGAAACAGCCATTTTCGAAATTATCGTCCACAGTGGAAATGCTCGTGGTCTTGCTTTTGAAGCCTTGTCAGCAGCCGAAGAGTACAACTTTGATCAAGCGGCTGAGTTGATGAAGCAGGCACAGGAAGAATTAACACTTGCTCACCACACACAAACAGAGTTAATTCAAGCTGAATTAAACGGAACACCTGCGGAGAAGACATTATTAATGATTCATGCACAAGACCATCTTATGACCTCAATGAGTGAGCAAAAGCTAATTGAGCATATGATTCGTATTTTACAAAAAGTAAAAGCAGAGACTTCAAAATAG